The Bacillus sp. Bos-x628 genome segment TCGGGTTATCATGCTGCCACTCCTTTTGGTACATATCTGATGAAAACTGGGTGATTCTCGACTCAGGTAAGGTGGCCAGCACTCTCTCCCACATAGCTGTCGTCTGATCAAGTTCTTCACCTCGAAGATCAACGAAATTAGCACCATGCGCTGTCGCAATTCCTGTTTTTAACGTGATTGCAAGCAGCAATACACTCGTATCTGAGTAACCTAGTATCCACTTTTTTTGTATGTTCGAAAAATCAAGATGTTCTAAAATCTCTATTAGCAGCTCACCTCCCCATGGCGGGATGATATGGTCAATGTCATTACTTGTCATCATTTGCTGAAGTTCTTTGGCTCTTTCTTTAGCAGGTGCTGACTTTGCCTTTTGCTGCTGCCATACCGTATCTCCGCACACGACCTCAAAGCCTCTTTCTTTCATCCGCTGACACGAAAGCTGAAACATCTCGTGAAGGGATGACTGCACACCCGAAGAAGGAGCTGTCACTCCAATGGTTTGTCCTTTTTGTAAAAGAGGATACTGGATCATCTGCTGACCTCCATTCATCTATGTGTCTGTCATTCTATTGATTATATAGAAGATGCCCCATTTGGAAGGGACATCTCATCCTACTCCTTTGCACGTAAGACAATAAAAACACCTGCAAAGATACAGAGAATCCCGATAAAAAAGCGGAGTCCCATCTCCTCACCTAAAAGCAGCCAACCGAGAGCTGCACCTACGACTGGCTGAAAGAAGAAAAAGAGACCTCCGCTGGAAGCTTGCATAAGTTGGAGTCCTCTGTTCCATAAAAAGAAAGCAAGTGCTGTCGAGATGACGCCGAGATAAAGAATACCGCCCCAAATTTCAGGTCTCGCCATTTTCTCAAAATCCAGTTCAGACAGGCGAAATAGAACAGGTGGTGTTAATCCTATCAGGGCAATGATGATCGCATAAGTTGTCGTCACCACTTGAGGATATTTTCTTGGAACACGTTTAAGCAATACAGACATAAGGGCCCATGTTAAGGCAGCAATGACTAATGAGATTCCTCCAACAAACTCATCCGTTTGTATAGCGACGCGACCAATCATTATGAATATCCCTACTGTGGCAAGCAGAATGGATACACACTTCCGAAAAGTGATGGCTTCTTTTAAAAGAAAGAATGCAAAAAACACCATAAAGGCAGGTGTTGCTGATGTAATTACTGCACCCATTTGAGCAGATGTGTACATGGTACCGATTTCTTGAGTCACGATAGAAAGAAAATTGCCTATCAGCCCAATGGCCGCTATGAGCGGTATATCTTTTTTATCTATTCGAAAGGAATAGCCTAATCGCCAAATCGTCAAAACTAGAACGATCCCTGCTACTATATATCTCATCCATACAAGCTCAAGTGGCGGAACCACAGCCACTGTTACCTTCACAACTACATACATGCCGCCCCAAATACTTGCTGCAATCGCTAAGAAAAGTGCGCCTATATATTTTTTATTCATCTTTTCCCCTCCGTTATTGGATATATTGATTGCGATATCCACAAACGGAGATGCACTCTCCGTTATGGACGGAGGGAGTTTGGTACATCATTCTCAAACAACTGATTCCATTGCATCACAGTCACCTCTATTGTTTTCATTTTATTATATGAACCTTATAACAAATTTTGGTTCACTTCAATCCTTTTTTGTCGGCATTTTTCTTTTTATACTAGAAGATAAATGAGCATTGACATGCTGAATTCGTTTTCATATAGTAAGTTCAACTATAGGCGGTCGTTCAGAAAAGGAGAAGATGTCTTTGGATGTAGAAGCTCAGTTTTATGATGTGGCTTATTTTTGGTTGTATGATTGTGACTGTCATTCCAAGGGTCGTTCCTTTTTTATTTGTTAAAAATATTCAGTTGCCTGATGTTGTACTCAAATGGTTATCGTTTATCCCAATTTGTATATTCACCGCTTTGATTGCAGAGCATTTATTTGTTCAAACAACGAAAGGAATATCTGTTCACTGGATGTATCTTGCTGTATTGATGCCAACAGTGCTGGTTGCTTTATGGACAAAGAGCTTGTCGATCACTGTTCTTATTGGTGTCATGTTGATGGGAGCTGCCAGATGGTTTTTCTAAACTGTTGTCATGGAAAGATAACGTCTATCATGGTTAAAATTACATTACATAGCCCCATATCATTGAAATAGCA includes the following:
- a CDS encoding S66 peptidase family protein; this encodes MIQYPLLQKGQTIGVTAPSSGVQSSLHEMFQLSCQRMKERGFEVVCGDTVWQQQKAKSAPAKERAKELQQMMTSNDIDHIIPPWGGELLIEILEHLDFSNIQKKWILGYSDTSVLLLAITLKTGIATAHGANFVDLRGEELDQTTAMWERVLATLPESRITQFSSDMYQKEWQHDNPSRHVFHLTEPTVWRTVHQHEVSVKGRLMGGCIDVIRHLAGTPFGDVKAFQRTFIKDEPILWYFENCKLNAASMKRSLVQLKLSGWFDHCSGIMFGRSAVDAPVEGYDYTDIYEELSNELNVPILYDIDCGHVPPQMTLINGAYAEVKVEKQGKAVLTQTFLP
- a CDS encoding AzlD domain-containing protein; translated protein: MMWLIFGCMIVTVIPRVVPFLFVKNIQLPDVVLKWLSFIPICIFTALIAEHLFVQTTKGISVHWMYLAVLMPTVLVALWTKSLSITVLIGVMLMGAARWFF
- a CDS encoding EamA family transporter, translating into MNKKYIGALFLAIAASIWGGMYVVVKVTVAVVPPLELVWMRYIVAGIVLVLTIWRLGYSFRIDKKDIPLIAAIGLIGNFLSIVTQEIGTMYTSAQMGAVITSATPAFMVFFAFFLLKEAITFRKCVSILLATVGIFIMIGRVAIQTDEFVGGISLVIAALTWALMSVLLKRVPRKYPQVVTTTYAIIIALIGLTPPVLFRLSELDFEKMARPEIWGGILYLGVISTALAFFLWNRGLQLMQASSGGLFFFFQPVVGAALGWLLLGEEMGLRFFIGILCIFAGVFIVLRAKE